One Rhodospirillales bacterium DNA segment encodes these proteins:
- a CDS encoding monovalent cation/H+ antiporter subunit D family protein encodes MTISLALMLSLAIPMAGAVLIAFNGKRQNIRESITLVTAVLLFIDVLWILQPFLAGHEMALTLGQVMPGLNIALRIEPLGMMFALIASGLWIVNSIYSIGYMRANNEQNQTRFYVCFAIAIFSAIGIAFAANMFTLFIFYEVLTISTYPLVTHKGNDEARRSGRIYLGLLIGTSIGLQMTAIIWTWLATGTLDFTKGGIINGHVSASVMPILLGLYMFGIGKAALMPFHRWLPAAMVAPTPVSALLHAVAVVKAGVFTVMKVAVYIFGIDTLSKTGASQWLIWVAAFTLVTASVIALTKNNLKARLAYSTISQLAYVTLGAAMATSMGVIGGSMHIAMHAMGKITLFFCAGAIYTAVHKTEISDMDGLGRIMPFTYGAFLIGALSIIGLPPMGGSWSKWYLMMGAADTDQYILIGILMLSSLLNVAYLLPIIGRGFFISNKEFEAQGTGLGSIREAPLFCVIPPMLTAAGCLALFFYADKLYRLLEPMVRP; translated from the coding sequence ATGACCATCTCCCTTGCCCTGATGCTTTCTTTGGCTATTCCCATGGCTGGCGCTGTGCTGATTGCCTTCAATGGCAAACGCCAAAATATTCGGGAATCCATCACACTGGTAACAGCCGTGTTGTTGTTTATCGATGTGTTGTGGATTTTACAGCCCTTTTTGGCCGGCCATGAAATGGCGTTAACGTTGGGCCAGGTGATGCCCGGGTTAAACATCGCCCTTCGCATTGAACCGCTGGGGATGATGTTTGCGCTGATTGCATCAGGATTGTGGATTGTTAATTCGATCTATTCCATCGGCTACATGCGCGCCAACAATGAACAAAATCAAACACGGTTTTATGTCTGTTTTGCCATTGCCATTTTTTCGGCTATCGGCATTGCCTTTGCGGCCAATATGTTCACCCTGTTTATTTTCTACGAAGTCCTGACCATCTCCACCTATCCGCTTGTCACCCACAAAGGCAACGACGAAGCACGACGCAGCGGGCGCATTTATCTAGGGCTTTTGATTGGCACTTCCATTGGCCTGCAGATGACAGCCATCATCTGGACATGGTTGGCGACCGGCACCCTTGATTTCACCAAGGGCGGCATTATCAACGGCCATGTATCGGCAAGCGTGATGCCCATCCTTCTTGGGCTCTATATGTTTGGCATTGGCAAGGCAGCACTCATGCCTTTCCATCGCTGGCTGCCCGCAGCCATGGTTGCCCCAACCCCTGTCAGCGCGCTGCTTCATGCCGTGGCCGTGGTGAAGGCCGGTGTCTTTACGGTCATGAAAGTGGCCGTCTACATCTTTGGCATTGATACCTTGTCAAAGACCGGTGCGTCACAATGGCTGATCTGGGTGGCGGCCTTTACGCTGGTTACGGCGTCTGTCATTGCGTTAACAAAGAACAATTTGAAAGCAAGGCTGGCCTATTCAACCATCAGCCAGTTGGCCTATGTAACGCTGGGGGCTGCCATGGCAACGTCCATGGGAGTCATTGGTGGGTCCATGCACATCGCCATGCACGCCATGGGCAAAATCACGCTGTTTTTCTGTGCCGGTGCCATTTACACCGCCGTTCACAAAACCGAAATTTCAGATATGGATGGCCTTGGAAGGATCATGCCCTTCACCTATGGGGCATTTTTAATCGGGGCACTTTCCATTATTGGCCTGCCCCCCATGGGCGGTTCATGGTCAAAGTGGTATCTGATGATGGGTGCCGCTGATACGGATCAATACATCCTGATTGGCATCTTGATGTTAAGCTCGTTGCTGAATGTGGCCTACCTGTTGCCCATCATTGGACGTGGCTTCTTTATCAGCAACAAAGAATTTGAAGCCCAGGGCACAGGTCTCGGCAGCATTAGGGAAGCACCTCTGTTTTGCGTCATCCCGCCCATGCTCACAGCGGCAGGTTGTTTAGCCCTGTTCTTTTATGCAGACAAGCTCTATCGGTTGCTCGAGCCTATGGTGCGGCCTTAA
- a CDS encoding Na(+)/H(+) antiporter subunit D, with amino-acid sequence MIADLPPGLILIIGALVIPFLKLRLRPYFMLALPVLSLIHLLLLPDGNQAQVDMFGHTLVFLRVDSLSFIFGLIFLIATTLNVIYGWHEPDPVQQVSSLIYAGAGVGAVFVGDLISLFIFWELTAIASVFLIWASRNERAFRAGMRYLVIQIGSGVILLAGVILHYQATGSIAFDNLGLVSFPTALIFIAFGIKCAFPLLHNWLQDAYPEATVVGTVVLSAFTTKLAIYALARGFPGTDILIVIGATMAAFPIFYAVIENDLRRVLAYSLNNQLGFMVVGIGIGTPMALNGTVAHAFCHILYKGLLFMSMGAVLYRTGTAKGSELGGLWKSMPWTASFCIVGAASISAFPLFSGFISKSLIIAAAADEGHWITWLVLLFASAGVFHHSGIKIPFFAFFAHDSGIRCKEAPRNMLIAMGIAAFLCIAIGVYPAALYAILPNQVGFEPYTTTHVITQLQLLMFSALAFSVLMRHGLYPPELKSTNIDSDWIYRRALPALLTWASGIITHLHLRTLMRAQVRLQRFITSVHRHHGPQGTLARTWPIGSMVLWIAIMLCVMLVFYYL; translated from the coding sequence ATGATCGCTGATCTCCCACCCGGCCTGATTTTAATCATAGGTGCGTTGGTGATCCCGTTCCTAAAGTTGCGCCTGCGCCCCTATTTCATGCTCGCACTACCGGTGCTGTCCCTTATCCACCTGCTGCTGTTGCCTGATGGCAACCAAGCCCAAGTCGATATGTTTGGCCATACACTCGTATTCCTGAGAGTTGATAGCCTTTCCTTCATTTTTGGCCTGATTTTTCTAATTGCTACCACTCTCAACGTTATTTATGGCTGGCATGAACCAGACCCGGTTCAACAAGTGTCCAGCTTGATCTATGCAGGTGCGGGGGTGGGCGCTGTGTTCGTCGGCGATCTGATTTCGCTGTTCATCTTTTGGGAACTCACCGCTATTGCCTCTGTTTTTCTGATCTGGGCAAGCCGTAATGAGCGCGCCTTTCGGGCTGGCATGCGCTATTTGGTAATCCAAATTGGTTCCGGCGTCATTCTGTTAGCTGGCGTGATCTTGCATTATCAGGCCACTGGCTCGATTGCCTTTGATAATCTCGGCCTTGTCAGCTTCCCAACGGCACTGATCTTTATTGCCTTTGGAATCAAATGCGCATTTCCCTTACTCCACAATTGGCTACAGGACGCCTACCCAGAAGCTACCGTGGTTGGCACTGTGGTCCTGTCGGCCTTCACCACCAAACTGGCTATTTATGCACTGGCACGTGGCTTCCCAGGCACAGATATATTGATTGTGATTGGCGCCACCATGGCAGCCTTCCCGATCTTCTACGCGGTGATCGAAAATGACCTCAGGCGCGTGCTGGCCTATAGCCTCAACAACCAACTGGGATTCATGGTCGTCGGTATTGGCATTGGTACGCCCATGGCACTTAATGGCACTGTAGCCCATGCTTTCTGTCATATTCTTTACAAGGGGCTGTTGTTCATGAGCATGGGGGCGGTTCTATATAGAACCGGCACGGCAAAAGGATCCGAACTGGGTGGCCTATGGAAGTCAATGCCTTGGACGGCGAGCTTTTGCATTGTTGGCGCCGCTTCCATTTCAGCCTTCCCGCTGTTTTCGGGCTTTATCTCCAAGTCCCTTATTATTGCCGCTGCTGCAGATGAAGGTCATTGGATCACCTGGCTTGTACTATTGTTTGCCTCTGCTGGCGTATTCCATCATTCAGGAATCAAAATTCCCTTCTTTGCTTTCTTTGCTCATGATTCAGGCATCCGCTGTAAAGAGGCCCCGAGGAATATGCTCATCGCCATGGGAATTGCAGCCTTTCTATGTATTGCGATTGGTGTCTATCCGGCTGCACTTTACGCCATCTTGCCCAATCAGGTTGGTTTTGAGCCCTATACAACGACCCATGTGATCACCCAATTGCAGCTACTAATGTTCTCAGCACTCGCATTTTCGGTACTTATGCGTCACGGCCTTTATCCGCCGGAACTCAAATCCACAAACATTGACAGCGACTGGATTTATCGGCGCGCCCTGCCCGCTTTATTAACATGGGCGTCGGGGATCATTACCCACTTGCATCTGCGCACGTTAATGCGTGCACAAGTGCGCTTACAGCGCTTCATCACTTCCGTTCACCGACACCACGGCCCCCAGGGCACGCTGGCACGCACCTGGCCTATTGGGTCCATGGTTCTGTGGATCGCTATTATGCTGTGTGTGATGTTGGTATTCTATTACCTGTAG
- a CDS encoding ABC transporter ATP-binding protein, producing MTDDKKPGIRGYGEGTADVVMSVDDVTREAQRLKETVPPEKISSLSNDVPFVKIENLVAGYGEMEILYGFSLSVAKSQSLCLIGPNGAGKSTVLHSIFGFTRIWSGSIMVDGRDVTSLTPSQKLKAAGIAYILQDNSVFPDMTVTENLLMGGFLLNDRAAAKQAAERVFDKYPRLAERRNQRAGVLSGGERRLLEISRALMMNPDVLLVDEPSIGLEPRFIDMVFEILDDLQKQEGKTIIMVEQNAKKGLEFADIGYVLVSGELAMADKGDALLESDDVGRLFLGG from the coding sequence ATGACAGATGACAAAAAACCTGGCATCCGGGGTTACGGCGAAGGCACAGCTGATGTTGTGATGTCTGTCGATGATGTCACCCGTGAAGCCCAGCGCCTGAAAGAAACCGTACCACCCGAAAAGATATCCAGCCTTAGTAATGACGTGCCTTTTGTGAAGATTGAAAATCTTGTTGCCGGATATGGCGAAATGGAAATCCTGTACGGATTTTCGCTTTCTGTAGCCAAAAGCCAATCGCTTTGTTTGATTGGCCCCAATGGTGCGGGCAAATCGACGGTGCTCCATTCTATCTTTGGCTTCACCCGAATTTGGTCTGGTTCCATCATGGTGGACGGTCGTGATGTAACCAGCCTTACTCCCAGTCAGAAATTAAAAGCCGCTGGCATTGCCTACATTCTTCAGGACAATTCTGTTTTTCCTGACATGACCGTCACTGAAAACCTTTTGATGGGTGGTTTTTTGCTGAACGACCGCGCCGCAGCCAAACAAGCAGCGGAACGTGTCTTTGATAAATACCCGCGTCTGGCAGAACGCCGCAACCAAAGGGCAGGGGTGTTATCAGGAGGGGAACGCAGGCTTTTGGAAATATCACGCGCGTTGATGATGAACCCCGATGTTCTATTGGTTGATGAACCCAGTATCGGGCTGGAGCCGCGCTTTATTGATATGGTTTTTGAAATTCTGGATGATCTTCAGAAACAAGAAGGCAAGACCATCATCATGGTCGAACAGAACGCCAAAAAGGGTCTCGAATTTGCCGATATTGGCTACGTTCTGGTCTCAGGCGAGTTGGCCATGGCAGATAAGGGCGATGCGCTTTTAGAAAGCGATGATGTCGGGCGGTTGTTCCTCGGCGGCTGA
- a CDS encoding ABC transporter ATP-binding protein has protein sequence MTALLEVRGVSKRFGGVVANANVSLNVPEGAIIGLIGPNGSGKTTLFSSIVGQHAIDSGSILFQGNEISKLRVSEIARSGLLRTFQQTRIYGQMDCMRNMLISTPDTSAGLLSMLSRHSAEEQEEAERLLDFVGLYEKRFLMAGDLSFGQQKLLEFAMALMNKPKILLLDEPTAGINPTLINGLIDRLKRANKEIGITLFVIEHNMRVIMNLADHIYCLAHGEILADGSPEAIKDDRRVIEAYLGAS, from the coding sequence ATGACCGCACTTCTGGAGGTCAGGGGGGTATCAAAACGGTTTGGCGGCGTTGTTGCCAATGCCAATGTCTCCCTCAATGTGCCCGAAGGTGCCATTATTGGATTAATCGGCCCCAATGGGTCTGGTAAGACAACCCTGTTTTCTTCCATTGTTGGTCAGCACGCCATTGATAGCGGGTCTATTCTTTTTCAGGGCAATGAAATTTCCAAATTACGAGTATCAGAAATTGCGCGCAGCGGTCTGTTGCGAACCTTTCAGCAAACGCGCATTTATGGCCAGATGGATTGCATGCGTAACATGCTGATCAGTACCCCCGATACAAGTGCGGGCCTGCTTTCAATGCTGTCACGCCACAGTGCCGAAGAACAAGAAGAAGCAGAACGGTTGCTGGATTTTGTTGGCCTTTATGAAAAGCGTTTTTTGATGGCCGGCGATCTTTCTTTTGGCCAGCAAAAGCTTTTGGAATTTGCCATGGCCTTGATGAACAAACCAAAGATTCTATTGCTCGATGAACCCACCGCTGGCATCAACCCAACCCTGATCAATGGCTTAATCGATCGATTGAAACGCGCCAACAAAGAAATCGGCATTACTTTGTTTGTTATTGAACACAACATGCGCGTGATCATGAATTTGGCGGATCATATTTATTGTCTGGCCCATGGCGAAATTCTGGCAGACGGCAGCCCTGAGGCAATCAAAGATGACCGCCGCGTCATCGAAGCCTATCTGGGGGCATCTTGA
- a CDS encoding branched-chain amino acid ABC transporter permease translates to MSKLEKNIIWGMGLIAAFGAPIFLPFMTTQIAFLWMMVVFALCWDIMGGQMGYNSFGNIFFFGIGAYVCAVIQRDSGLDWYVAFFLGFGAAAILGVLCAAILGAGILGLRGQYFAICTLGLGIAGGEIASGWDYIGAGSGLSPPLFPGALGMREMFFNYLFLTLALVCFFTLKRVYSGRFGLAINAIRDDEDKAEAMGLRTTRYKIVAWCISAFFVAMCGAAAGNMIGFIDPRDVAFAGVTFGVWMVLMAILGGKGTLWGPVLGALVFHITQELFWTYLLGWQRVALGLLIVVIVVFFPTGILGWLRERRTMSTSGGSEQ, encoded by the coding sequence ATGAGCAAATTAGAAAAAAACATCATTTGGGGCATGGGCCTGATTGCTGCATTTGGTGCGCCAATTTTTCTCCCCTTCATGACAACCCAAATCGCCTTTTTATGGATGATGGTGGTGTTTGCCCTTTGCTGGGACATCATGGGCGGCCAGATGGGATATAATTCCTTCGGCAATATCTTTTTCTTTGGCATCGGTGCCTATGTGTGTGCCGTGATCCAGCGCGATTCTGGCCTTGATTGGTATGTCGCTTTCTTCTTGGGCTTTGGCGCAGCCGCCATCTTGGGTGTACTCTGTGCCGCCATTTTGGGGGCTGGCATTCTAGGGTTGCGCGGCCAGTATTTTGCCATTTGTACCCTTGGTCTTGGCATTGCAGGCGGCGAAATAGCATCGGGTTGGGATTACATCGGTGCCGGATCAGGCTTGTCTCCGCCATTATTTCCGGGCGCATTGGGTATGCGAGAGATGTTCTTTAATTATCTGTTTCTGACCTTGGCGCTGGTGTGTTTTTTCACGCTTAAACGGGTTTATTCTGGCCGGTTCGGCCTGGCCATCAATGCTATCCGTGACGATGAAGACAAGGCCGAAGCCATGGGGCTTCGAACCACACGCTACAAGATCGTCGCTTGGTGTATATCGGCATTCTTTGTTGCCATGTGTGGCGCGGCGGCGGGCAACATGATTGGCTTCATTGATCCCCGTGACGTTGCTTTTGCCGGTGTCACCTTTGGCGTCTGGATGGTTTTAATGGCAATCCTTGGCGGCAAGGGCACGTTATGGGGGCCGGTGCTTGGCGCTTTGGTATTCCACATTACCCAGGAATTATTCTGGACCTATTTATTGGGGTGGCAACGGGTTGCCCTTGGGCTTTTGATTGTTGTGATCGTCGTTTTCTTTCCAACGGGTATTCTGGGCTGGTTGCGTGAACGGCGCACCATGTCCACTTCGGGGGGATCGGAACAATGA
- a CDS encoding branched-chain amino acid ABC transporter permease, producing the protein MEGLSIFIEQPVRLLQIIVDGILVGSVFALSAYGLALVWGVMKIINIAQGEFVMLGGYVAILIADAGYSPLLGVPLAAMILFCVGWVLYRLVIFRVVDRDLFISILATFGLSILLQQLANQVFGADVRTAESGLVTMSFLDGNITISQIKLLSFFLAFALGGGLWLFLRSSQLGQAIRATAQNARAARIMGIDTNSVYAVTYGLNAAICGAAGALVAMTWVIHPYLGLTYTVRSFMIVVVAGLGNLMGVILAGLGLGTAENIAGFVLGAEYQAAFVFSLLVVILVWRNWRLGLQRRYLK; encoded by the coding sequence ATGGAAGGTCTTTCTATTTTCATAGAGCAGCCCGTTCGTCTGCTTCAAATCATTGTTGACGGCATCCTTGTTGGGTCTGTTTTTGCTTTGTCGGCCTATGGCTTGGCGCTGGTCTGGGGGGTGATGAAAATCATCAACATTGCCCAGGGCGAATTTGTCATGCTGGGGGGTTACGTCGCGATTTTAATTGCCGATGCCGGGTATTCGCCCCTTTTGGGCGTGCCCTTGGCTGCCATGATCCTTTTTTGTGTCGGCTGGGTTTTATACCGCCTTGTAATTTTCAGGGTGGTTGACCGGGATTTGTTTATTTCAATTCTGGCTACCTTTGGTCTTTCAATTTTGTTACAGCAATTGGCCAATCAGGTTTTTGGGGCCGATGTCCGCACGGCCGAATCCGGCCTTGTGACAATGTCTTTTCTGGATGGAAATATAACCATTTCCCAGATAAAGCTGCTTTCATTTTTCCTGGCCTTTGCATTGGGCGGGGGGTTGTGGCTGTTTCTGCGCAGTTCCCAATTGGGCCAGGCCATCCGTGCAACGGCACAAAATGCACGGGCCGCACGCATTATGGGGATTGATACCAATTCCGTTTATGCCGTGACCTATGGCTTGAATGCCGCCATCTGTGGTGCCGCCGGGGCATTGGTGGCCATGACCTGGGTTATTCACCCCTATCTTGGCCTGACCTACACCGTGCGTTCCTTCATGATCGTCGTGGTGGCCGGGCTTGGCAATCTTATGGGCGTGATCCTGGCGGGCCTTGGGCTTGGCACTGCTGAAAATATTGCAGGCTTTGTGCTGGGTGCAGAATATCAAGCAGCGTTTGTCTTCTCACTTTTGGTCGTCATTTTGGTCTGGCGCAACTGGCGTCTTGGCTTGCAGCGACGGTATCTGAAATAA
- a CDS encoding amino acid ABC transporter substrate-binding protein has product MSSQFKVFLTALVAIAVAAGGYFYLQGAKKDTDTIVLGAAISLTGKYSTNGSHTKNGYDLAVLKINANGGVKVGDRSYKIKIIYYDDESTPARGAQLAERLIKQDGVKYMLGPYSSGLTKAIAPVTEKYKVPMVEGNGASLSLFKKGYKHLFAVLSTTQFYLKEAVNLAATQAKLAGIDPKTLKVALAFENDPFSQDVRAGVVEDAKRYGMQIVVDDKLPPDLNDMSVTLTKVKALKPDVLIVSGHAKGAALAVRQIADMKVNVPMLALTHCDSAKVIKKFKAKSEYTLCASQWDRGLSYKDSLFGSAEDFALLYEKTYKYSPPYQSAESAASVQVFADAFQRAGTLDPAKVRDALTTTKMQTFYGNIKFDASGKNIAKPMVLYQIQGGKYKVVAPLKWAGAKIVHPTPSWDKR; this is encoded by the coding sequence ATGTCATCTCAGTTCAAGGTTTTTTTGACGGCCCTTGTGGCTATCGCGGTTGCAGCAGGCGGATATTTTTATTTACAGGGTGCAAAAAAAGACACCGACACCATTGTTTTGGGCGCGGCCATTAGCCTAACAGGCAAATATTCGACCAACGGTTCACATACCAAAAATGGCTATGACCTTGCTGTTTTAAAGATCAATGCCAATGGTGGTGTTAAGGTCGGGGATCGATCATACAAGATCAAAATAATTTATTATGATGATGAATCGACGCCAGCGCGTGGCGCCCAGCTTGCAGAACGTTTGATCAAGCAAGACGGCGTCAAATATATGCTTGGCCCATATTCTTCCGGTCTGACCAAGGCCATCGCACCCGTTACGGAAAAGTACAAGGTGCCGATGGTTGAAGGTAATGGTGCCTCGCTGTCTTTGTTCAAAAAGGGTTACAAACACCTTTTTGCGGTTTTATCGACCACCCAGTTTTATCTGAAAGAAGCCGTCAATCTGGCCGCTACTCAGGCAAAATTAGCGGGTATCGATCCAAAGACCTTGAAAGTGGCGTTGGCCTTTGAAAATGACCCCTTTTCCCAGGATGTCCGGGCAGGGGTTGTTGAAGACGCCAAACGCTATGGCATGCAGATCGTTGTGGACGATAAATTGCCACCGGATCTGAATGATATGTCGGTGACCCTGACCAAGGTGAAGGCGCTTAAACCTGATGTATTGATCGTGTCAGGCCATGCCAAAGGGGCCGCATTGGCAGTTCGCCAGATTGCAGACATGAAGGTTAATGTACCCATGCTGGCCTTAACCCATTGCGATTCGGCCAAGGTCATTAAAAAGTTCAAGGCAAAATCTGAATATACCCTCTGCGCATCCCAGTGGGATCGTGGGTTAAGCTATAAGGATTCCTTGTTTGGCAGCGCCGAAGATTTTGCCCTGCTTTATGAAAAGACCTACAAATACTCACCCCCTTATCAATCCGCAGAATCTGCGGCTTCGGTGCAGGTGTTTGCAGATGCTTTCCAGCGGGCGGGGACTCTGGACCCTGCAAAAGTTCGGGATGCTTTGACCACCACAAAGATGCAGACGTTCTACGGAAACATCAAATTTGATGCCTCTGGTAAAAACATTGCCAAGCCCATGGTTCTTTACCAAATACAGGGTGGCAAATACAAAGTGGTGGCGCCGCTTAAGTGGGCGGGTGCCAAGATTGTTCATCCAACACCTAGTTGGGATAAACGCTAA